The following is a genomic window from Nitrospira sp..
CCCGCTCTTCCTCTGACGTCGCAGCCGCGCGATGGGCAGCCAGCGATTTCGCCTCGACGTCCAACTTCTGGAACTGCCCCTCCTGTTCGACGATATCCCCTTCCAGTTGCAGCAACATCGCTCGCAGGTCTTCGATCTCCGATTGCACCTGTGCCTGATCCGCAGCCAGCCGGTCCATTTCCTGCGCGGCCTGGACCCGTTGCCGTTCGAACAATTCGGTTCGATTCCGCTCGACTTCCGCCGCCGTCAACGCCTGCGATTGCCGCTGTTCCGTCGCGGCCAACCGCTCACGCACCAGTCCGATCATCTCCGCCGCCTCGTTCATACGGAGCCTGATGGCCTCCTGCTCCGAATCCAAACGAGCCTGTTCGGCCGCCTGCTCCGCTTCATGCGATTCCACCTCTCGTGCTTCGTGCTCCACGGTATCGAGGTCTGTTCGCATCGTGCGATAGTCGCGGGACAAGAGTTCGATCTCCAAGCCACGGGCTTCCTGCTGCAAGGTTTGGTAGGAACGGGCCTGTCGGGCTTGGCGCTCCAGCGAATTCAGCTGCTTTTTGACTTCCGCCACGATGTCGCGCACCCGCAACAGGTTCTGCTGGGTGGATTCGAGCTTACGAAGGGCTTCGCTCTTTTGTTTCTTGTAGCGAACGATGCCGGCGGTTTCTTCGATCAATTCCCGGCGGTCTTGCGGCGACGCCTGTAGGATCTGCTCGATCCGTCCCTGCTCGATGACGGTATGGCCCTTGGATCCGGCTCTGGTTTCGATCAAGACGTTTCGAATGTCCTTGAGCCGGCAAGGCGTCTTGTTGATGAGGTATTCACTGTCGCCGTTGCGATAGAGCCGCCTGGTGATCATCAGTTCCTGATACTCGCTGAGCTGGCTCGGCAGCCCGGAGATCGTATCCAACCGCAACTCTCCCAGCCCGCCGATGACGAGCGAGACCTCCACCAATCCCAAGGGCTTCCGCACCTCGGTGCCGTTGAAGATCACATCTTCCATGCGCTCGCTCCGAAGCGTCTTCGTACTTTGTTCACCCAATACCCAGAGGATGGAATCCACGACGTTGCTTTTGCCGCTGCCGTTCGGCCCCACGATGGCCGTGATCCCTTTCGGAAATTGAATCTTCGCCTCTGCGAACGACTTGAAGCCGAGCATGTCCAATGACTTCAGATACACCGGCGACCTCCCGACGAGAAGGTTGGATGGGACGAATTGTTGGGAATGAAACGAAAATCTTCTATCACAGCGATAGAAGCAAAGCAAAGGAAAACACCTGATATGGGGGAACATTGAACCCCCTCCCCCAATATATATGGAGGGAGTCGAAGAGGCCGAAGCCGCTCTGCGAACTCAGTTCGCCGAGGCCGTGGCGCGCGTGGCGGACTCGATCGTGACCAATTCCTTCGGGAGGAGAAACTCCACATCTTCTTCGATGACGGTCAGTTCCTCGACTTCTTCCGAGGAGCCGAGGCGCTTCAAATAGGCCACCACTTCCGTGACCAGCACTTCCGGCGCAGAAGCCCCGGCCGACAGGCCGACGCCCTTGGCATCCTTCAACCAAGCCGGGTCGATATCGGATGCCGCGTCGATGAGATAGGAAGGAATGCCGCAATGCTCTCCCAGCTCGCGAAGCCGATTCGAATTCGAGCTGTTCGGCGACCCGATCACGAGGATGACGTCGACCAGCTTCGACAAGGCCTTGACCGCATTCTGGCGATTCTGCGTGGCGTAACAAATATCTTCCTGGTGCGGGCCCTTGATATTGGGAAATCGCCGATGCAAAGCCTCGACGATGTCCCGACATTCGTCGACGCTCAACGTGGTCTGGGTCACGTAGGACAGATTCTGCGTCTTCTCGACGTGCAGCTTTTCCACATCCTGCACCGAGGAGACCAGGTGAAACTTATCCGGAATCTGCCCCAGCGTCCCGATCACCTCCGGGTGCCCCGCATGGCCGATCAGGATCAATTCATACCCCTGTGTGTAGTCGCGATTGACCTCGTTGTGCACCTTGATGACCAGCGGGCAGGTGGCATCGATCACGTGCAGGCGGCGGCTCTGCGCCTCTTCCCACACCGACTTCGCCACACCGTGGGCGCTGAAAATGACCACCGACCCTTCGGGCACTTCGTTCAGCTCCTCCACGAATACGGCGCCCTTCTGCCGGAGCGAGTTTACGACATGTCGGCTATGGACGATCTCATGGCGCACATAGATGGGCGCGCCGTATTTTTTGAGCGAGAGATCGACGATATCGATGGCGCGGTCCACGCCCGCGCAAAAGCCACGAGGATTGGCCAAATAAATTTTCATCTTGTGTGTTTCCCCCTCACGATCGCCGGACCGAGGATGGGCTTCCGGAAGAGTCATGCGTGTCACCACCGGCACCTTACGTGAGACTCGCCCTTGCCGTCAACAGATTCATCCCGCTTCATCTTCTCGCCATGGGGTTGAGGCCCTTCAGCGGTTGTGGGAGAATCCGCCCATGTCACCCGTCGCGCCCAACAACAAAAAAATCCTGATTGTCGAGGATGAAAAAGACATTCTCCAGCTCGTCAAACTCTACCTGGAAAAAGAAGGATTTCGCACGGTCTCCGCAATGACCGGTACGGAGGGGCTTCGCCAGGTCAAGGCCGAGCGCCCCGATCTGATCATCCTCGATTTGATGTTGCCGGAAATGGACGGGCTGGAAGTCTGCAAGAAGCTCCGCCTCAATCAGGACACGGCGCTCCTCCCCATTCTCATGCTGACCGCGAAGGCGGAAGAGTCCGACACGGTGATCGGCCTCGAGTTGGGAGCCGACGACTACGTCACCAAACCCTTCAGCCCCAAAGCCCTGGTGGCGCGGATCAAGGCCCTGCTCCGGCGGCTGGAACGGAATGCCGCCAATCCCCAGTCACTGTATCACTACGGTCCGCTGGTCGTCGATCTGTCCCGCCATGAAGTCCGGTTGCAGGGACAGGAGGTGACGCTTACCGCCAAGGAGTTCGGCCTGCTGGAGCACCTGCTGCGCAACGTCGGACGGGTGCTCACCCGCGACGTCTTGCTCAGCGCCGTATGGGGCTACGATTATTACGGCACCACCCGCACGGTCGATGTCCACGTGCGCCGGCTCAAACAAAAGCTTCCGCTCCTGAACGACGCGATCATGTCGATCAAATCACTCGGGTACAAACTTCGCGAATCCGACATGCCTGCATGAACCTCGGCATCCGGTGGAAAGTCACCCTCGGCACCATTGCGGCCGTTCTCGTCGGCCTCGCCGTCGCCGGCTGGCTGGTCATCCGCTCGGTCGAACAGACGGAGCTCCATCGTATCGCCGACACATTGGAAGCCCGCGGCAGTTTGGCCGCCATGTCGCTCAGACCGCTGTTCGATCAGCCGAGCCGGCCCCCCTCCTCCTCCGTCCTTCACTCGACCGTCAATGAACTGAGTCGTCATGCCCATGTCCGCATCACCGTCATTCGGCAGGACGGCGTCGTCTTGGCCGACAGCGCCGTCTCGACGGAAGGATTGGCCGGCATCGACAACCATCTCTCCCGCCCCGAAATGGCGCAGGCGCTGGCGTCCGGACGCGGCATGGATATCAGGGCCAGTCATACCACCGGAGAACGCACCTATTACGTCGCGCTCTTGCTGTCGGACCGGACCACATCCCATGCGGGGATTCCGGTCCTCAGACTCGGACTGCCGCTGACCTCGATCGACGAACAGGTGGGGCACATCCAGCAGGATTTGGCCGCCGCCTTCGGCCTCGCCTTCCTCATCGCCATGGTCCTCAGTCTGTGGGTCTCGCGCAATCTGACGAAGCCGCTATCGGAAATGGCCGCCGCCGCCCGCCGCCTCGCCGGCGGAACTCCCGGCATCCGCCTGGTCGTCTCCTCGACGGACGAAGTCGGGTTGCTCGCGCAGACGCTGAACCAGATGACCGACCAGTTGGAGATGAAAATCAAGGAAATCTCCGACGACCGCGCACAACTCCTGGCCATGTTGATCGCGATGGTCGAGGGCGTCATGGTGCTGGACTATCGCGGCACCGTCGTCCAGGTGAATCCGGCACTGGAGCGGATGTTCGCCTTGGGGCTGACCGAATCGCGGGGACGCCACTACGCCGACCTCATCCGGCACGAGGGGCTCAACCAGATCGTGTCCTCGGTACTGGAAACCCGTTCCGGTCAGGGCGGCGAAATTACCCTGTCGCCGAGCGGGCGATGCTTGCGGGTCGAAGCCTCCATCGCCGGAGGCAGCCGCGAACAGGAGGCCTGCGCAGTGTTCGTGTTTCACGATATGACGGAACTGCGCCGGCTGGAGAAGATCCGCAAAGACTTCGTCGCCAACGTTTCGCATGAGTTGCGCACGCCTCTCACCTCCATCAAGGGCTATGTGGAAGCGCTGCTGGACGGCGGCAAGGATGAACCGGAAACGGCGGCAGCGTTCCTGGACATCATCATGCGGCAGAGCAACCGCCTCAACCTGATCCTGGACGACCTGCTTCAGTTGTCACAGATCGAATCGGGGCAAGTCCTGTTTCGGCACGAGCCGGTGGAGTTGCGTGCGCTGCTGGAACGGACCGTCGCCGTGATCAAGCCACTGGCGGACAAGAAGCGTCACACGCTCGACCTGACCCTGCCGAATGAGTCGGTGATGATCGAGGGCGACGAAGAACGTCTGGTACAGGTCTTCATCAATCTGCTGGAAAACGCGGTGAAATACACACCGGACGACGGCCGGATCACCGTCGGCATCCGTTCCGTCGCGCAGAGCCGGGGGACTGCGGAACGCGCCATGGTTGAGATCGTGGTGGCGGATTCGGGGATCGGCATTCCGGACGCAGACTGGCCACGCATCTTCGAACGATTCTACCGTGTGGACAAGGCCCGCTCGCGCGAACTCGGCGGAACCGGGCTCGGCCTTGCCATCGTGAAACATATCGTCGAGGCACACGGTGGACAGGTGTGGGTGGAGGGTAACGTGCCCAGGGGCAGCCGGTTCATAGTCCATCTGCCGGCCGCGCAGGGGTTGCCTACGTCAGTTTCGACAGGAACAGGTAGCAAATAGTCGCGAGCAGCGCCGCCCCCGGCAGGGTGAAGAGCCAGGCAGACAGAATCCGCCTCGTCACGCCCCACCGGACCGCCGACAGCCGTTTCACCGCTCCCACACCCATCACGGTGGAGGTGATCGTGTGGGTCGTGCTGACCGGCAGCCCGATATGGGCCGTCGCAAGTAACACCATCGCAGCCCCGGTTTCCGCGGCAAATCCATGGACCGGCTCGAGCTTGACGATCCGCATGCCCAAGGTCCGCACGATCCGCCACCCGCCCACCGCCGTGCCGAGCCCCATGGCAACGGCGCAGGAGCCGATCACCCACGTCGGCACCTCGGCCGTCGGCAGCACCCCTGCTGAGACGAGCGCCAAGGTGATGATTCCCATGGCCTTTTGGGCATCGTTCGCCCCGTGGCTGAATGCCATGAAGCTGGCGGAGACCAGTTGCAACCGTGAAAACAAGCGGAGCGCGAGGGCGCGCGGCACCCGAAAAAACATCCAGCTCAACACGATCATCAACAGCAGGCCGATCGCGAACCCGAAGAACGGAGACAAGACCATGGCCTCCAACACGGCTCGCAGTCCGGAAAACTTGACCGCCGCCGTCCCTCCGTGCGTGAGGGCCGCACCGACCAACCCTCCGATGAGTGCATGAGAGGAACTGGTCGGAAGCCCCAGCAACAGGGTAAAGAGATTCCACACGATCGCGCCGGCCAGGGCCGCCGCCACCACCGTCTGCGTGACCGACTGGGGATCGACGATGCCCGTCCCGACCATCTTGGCGACCGCCGTGGACATGAAGGCGCCCGCCACGTTGAGCGCGCCCGCTACCAACACCGCTGTGGAGGGACTCACCACACGGGTCGAGACCACCGTCGCGATAGCATTGGCGCTGTCATGCCAGCCGTTGGAAAAATCGAAGAGCAGCGCCAGGATGACGACGATCAACAACAGTCCGCTCAGTTCAGCCATGCATGCCGGTTCCTACCATCAGAGAGTGATCTGGATTGGTGGCGAGGGAGACGCGAGAACCGCTCACGTGTGCTTCAAAGCGATGCGTTCAAGGATATTGGCGACATCCTCGCAACGATCGGTTCCCGCTTCGAAATTTTCGTAGATCTCTTTCCATTTAATGACGGTGATCGGATCGGTTTCCTTCTCGAACAACAGCGAGATGGCATCGCGGGAGAGGCGGTCGGCTTCATTTTCCAAACTATTGACCCGCACGCTGCATTCAATGACGGCCGGATGCGCCTTACCGAGCAAATCGACCGTAGCGCCCACTTCCACCGCCGCTTGATAGAGCACATTCGCCAGCTTGACCGCAGATTCCGTGGGAGTCGTCACCTTGTAGAGGACGAAACGATCGGCGATCGCCTCGACCACGTCCAAAATGTCGTCGAGCGCGCTCGCCAGGTCGTGGATGTCCTCCCGATCGATCGGCGTAATGAAGGTCTGATTCAGTTTTCGCGCAATCTCGTGGGTGATGCCGTCCCCGACATGTTCGACCTCCTTGATGCGTTTCGCCTTCTCGACCGGATTCCTGAAGTCCTCCGTCATATCCTTGAGGAGACGGCTGCCTTCGATCATATTGTGCGCCGCATTCTTGAACAGGTCGAAAAAGGCTTCTTCGCGGGGGATGAGACCGAACATACGATCCTTTCTAGTCGAGAGGGGTTACCACCGCACCAAGCCTGTGGCCCAGGTCAAGCCGCCACCGAACGCGCCCAGCAACAGGAGGTCGCCGGCCGCAAGTCGTCCGGCCCGCACGGCCTGGTCCAACGCAAGGGGCAGGGAGGCCGAGGAGGTGTTCCCGTAACGCTCGATGACCGAATACAGCGCTTCCTGGGGAAATCCGAGACGGCGCCGCAGCTGCTCCAGAATTCGTGCATTGGCCTGGTGCATGATCACCTGCTTCACCTCGCCTGCCGTGAGGCTATACTCCTTCAATAACTCGGTCGTCGCCTGCTCCAGCCGGCGCACTGCCGATCGAAACACCGCAGCGCCTCGCAGACGCAGTCGGTGTTCGTCGGCGCGTATCGTCTCCGCCCGAACAGGGCTTCGTGACCCCCCGGCCGGAATGGTGATGAGGGCATGGCCGGCACCTTCCGCGTACAGGCGTATCCCGAGTACGCCGGGCGTATTCGGACCGGACTTTTCATCCTTCACGACCAACACGGCGCCGGCTCCGTCACCGAACAGAATGGCTGTTTCCTTGTCCAGAGGATTGAGAGACTGTGACTTCACCTCAGCCGCAATGACCAGGCAGGAACGGATCTGTCCGCTTCGGATCATGACGTCGGCCATCGACAATCCATACAAAAACCCCGAGCAGGAAGCCGACAGGTCGAACGCCATAACGGTCTTGGCACCCAACAGCCGCTGCACATGGCATGCTGTTGAGGGAAAGGCGCTGTCCGGTGACGTCGTCGAGACCAGAATTGCCTCGACAGAGGTGGAAGCCAACCCAGCCGCCTCGCAGGCCCGTCGTCCGGCCGCCGCCGCCAAGTCCGAAGAGGCCTGCCCCGGCTCCGCCCAATGCCTGTTGTGAATGCCGGTCAACGCGGTGATCTGATCAGGATCCAGCCCGAGCGGCCCTGCCACCTCCCCGTTGCCGACGACCCGGGAGGGAACGAACGAACCGGTTCCAACGATGCGACTGCGCGTCACGGGGTCCCTACTGAAGCCTTGTTGTGATTCGCCTGCGGCGACCTGTCGCCTCACCTTGCGAGGTGCGGCGCGATTATAGGACCCAGGCCCCGGAGGGTCAACCACCAGATGCTGAATTCGTTGCTTTTCATGCTTCGATCTGCTAGAGAAATTCTGCAGTTACGATTCACTTTCCATCTTCAAATCGGGAGTCGTCGGATGCGGATGCATTCCAGGGGTTTGTGTATCTGTCTCAGTGCACTGGTGAGCTTGCTTTGGCTTGCAGGCGGTTGCTCGAGCAAACCGAAATCCACCGCTCAAGGCAAACCCATCAGCGGCACCGACGAACAGATCTTCCTCGGCGACACCATCGAAAAGAACTACGACCCCAATGTGATCATGAAGCGCGGCGAAGCATTCTTCGACAAGGAAGAGTTTGCGGAGGCTATCGTCGAGTACCAGCACTTCCTTGAACTGCATCGGTCACATCAGCTCGCGGTCTACGCACAGTTTCGACTGGCGGAGAGCCACCTGCGGATGGCCAAGTCCATTGATCGGGACCCGGAACCGATCCAAAAGGCCATCGCGGCTTTTGAAAAATTGCGGAAAGAATTCCCCGGCAGCAAGTACGAAGCCCAGGCCCTCCAGCGGTTGGAGGATTGCCACGATTGGCTGGCGCAGACCCATCTGTTCGTCGGACAGTTTTATTATCGACGTTCATCGTATCTTGCGGCAGCCCATCGATTCGATCGCATCATGAAAGAGTATCCGGATAAGAAGGTTGCGCCGGAAGCCTTGTACTACCTGGCCTTGACCTACCAAGAACTCGGCGCCGACGATTGGGCGACGGAAAAACTGAAATTGCTGGCGGAAAAATATCCGAATAGCGACGTCGCGAGCAGCGGCCGTCGCTTGCTGGCCAAGTTGGAAAAGAAACCCTCTTCGGCTCCACCCGCGACAGTAGCCAAAGCGGAAGAGCCAGCGCCCCAGGCCCAACCAGCCGCCGATTTGCTGGCCGCCGTCGCGCCGCCGGCCGGTTTCAAAGCAGCCTCCCCACCAAACATTCCAAGCCTACAGAGTTCGACAGGCTTGTCCCTTCGCCAACCGTTCGTCTCCTGCCGGCTCGGCGCCTGGTGCTGACGAGGATCGACGCGTCCACAATCGACCTCCTTACCGGAGGTATAACGCTTCGAGCAGCAGATCGTTGACCGACGTCTTGAGGCGTGTCTTGGTCTCGGCCAGAAATCGTTCGGCAGTGATCCGACCCTGCAGCACTTCAAAGTAGGACCGGACCACATCCTGATAACGGCGGAGTAGCTTAAAACCCAGGCGGGGAAAGGCATAGATCACCCTGGCAATGCGGGCGGTGACCCGGAAATCCGGCAGGATGTCCCGATCCAGCGCCGCCTGGTATTCCGCCAACGACAGCCGATGGTCGTGGGCGTTGGCGAGAATCGCACGGGCAGCCAGTTGTCCCGAGCGGATCGCGTAATAAATGCCTTCACCGAACAGCGGATCGACCAAATGGCCCGCATCCCCGACCAGGCACGCACGACCGTTGACGAATTGACCGTCCTTCCGCTCACCCTGTCCATCCTCGCCTTCCGAAAAGGCAGGGATCGGATGCCCCACAGGACGAGGCACGGCCAATCCGGTCAGCCCTCGGGCTCCGCGTACGAAGCGGTCGAACGTCTCCCGCAGCCCGGTGGACTTGCGACGAAACTCTCCGACCCCCACGGACAGGCGCCCCTGTTTAGGGAAGATCCACCCATATCCATGGCTGGCGGCACCGACATCCACAAGAATCGTCGTAGGGCTGGGAAAGTGCCGGTCGTCTCCGATGAAAACCTCGCTCTCCAAGGCCGGCGCGCGATACAGGGAACGTTTGGGGAAGAGGTGCCGCGCCACCACACTATTGGCTCCGTCTGCACCGATGACGATCTTCGCACGATATCGGCCCTGTTCGGTCGCAACCTCTACGCCGTCCGACCCTTGACGGACACCGACCACCCCTTCGCCGTTGCGGATCTCGCTCCCGGCACAAACCGCCTGCCGGACAAGATAATGGTCGAAGCGATCCCGCATGACCATATAGGCGATGGGTTGCGCCGATTCGATGAGTAGGGGATCTTGCCCGCAATAGACGAACTGGACCCCGTTCACCCTATGCTCGACGACCGAATGAAACTCCGGTTCCAAGAGCTGGTCGACGCGGGCCGACAGCCCCCCGCCGCAGACCTTATAGCGTGGATGCGCTTCCTTATCGAGCCCGAGCACGGCCAAGCCACCCCGGCTGAGTGTGGCCGCGGCGGTCGCCCCGGCCGGCCCCATTCCGACGATCACCACATCGTAGGTTGTGTGTGTCGACCCGAGATGCATGGTCTGTCTACCAATTTTGAAGCCTACGTCTTCCGGACGGTCGAGGCCAGAGGGGAGAGATCGACGAGCTGCGGGTATTCAGAAAAATACCTGCGAGAGAGGAGGAAGCATGTCCGAGTTATTGCCCCAGATACCAACCGATCCCGTACCGTTCAAGAAAACTTGTGATCATGGTCAGCGAATTCGCATAGATCATGACGCCCA
Proteins encoded in this region:
- a CDS encoding 4-hydroxy-3-methylbut-2-enyl diphosphate reductase, producing the protein MKIYLANPRGFCAGVDRAIDIVDLSLKKYGAPIYVRHEIVHSRHVVNSLRQKGAVFVEELNEVPEGSVVIFSAHGVAKSVWEEAQSRRLHVIDATCPLVIKVHNEVNRDYTQGYELILIGHAGHPEVIGTLGQIPDKFHLVSSVQDVEKLHVEKTQNLSYVTQTTLSVDECRDIVEALHRRFPNIKGPHQEDICYATQNRQNAVKALSKLVDVILVIGSPNSSNSNRLRELGEHCGIPSYLIDAASDIDPAWLKDAKGVGLSAGASAPEVLVTEVVAYLKRLGSSEEVEELTVIEEDVEFLLPKELVTIESATRATASAN
- a CDS encoding phosphate transport regulator; amino-acid sequence: MFGLIPREEAFFDLFKNAAHNMIEGSRLLKDMTEDFRNPVEKAKRIKEVEHVGDGITHEIARKLNQTFITPIDREDIHDLASALDDILDVVEAIADRFVLYKVTTPTESAVKLANVLYQAAVEVGATVDLLGKAHPAVIECSVRVNSLENEADRLSRDAISLLFEKETDPITVIKWKEIYENFEAGTDRCEDVANILERIALKHT
- a CDS encoding 3-oxoacyl-[acyl-carrier-protein] synthase, KASIII, producing the protein MTRSRIVGTGSFVPSRVVGNGEVAGPLGLDPDQITALTGIHNRHWAEPGQASSDLAAAAGRRACEAAGLASTSVEAILVSTTSPDSAFPSTACHVQRLLGAKTVMAFDLSASCSGFLYGLSMADVMIRSGQIRSCLVIAAEVKSQSLNPLDKETAILFGDGAGAVLVVKDEKSGPNTPGVLGIRLYAEGAGHALITIPAGGSRSPVRAETIRADEHRLRLRGAAVFRSAVRRLEQATTELLKEYSLTAGEVKQVIMHQANARILEQLRRRLGFPQEALYSVIERYGNTSSASLPLALDQAVRAGRLAAGDLLLLGAFGGGLTWATGLVRW
- a CDS encoding Two-component transcriptional response regulator, OmpR family: MSPVAPNNKKILIVEDEKDILQLVKLYLEKEGFRTVSAMTGTEGLRQVKAERPDLIILDLMLPEMDGLEVCKKLRLNQDTALLPILMLTAKAEESDTVIGLELGADDYVTKPFSPKALVARIKALLRRLERNAANPQSLYHYGPLVVDLSRHEVRLQGQEVTLTAKEFGLLEHLLRNVGRVLTRDVLLSAVWGYDYYGTTRTVDVHVRRLKQKLPLLNDAIMSIKSLGYKLRESDMPA
- a CDS encoding Phosphate regulon sensor protein PhoR (SphS), which encodes MNLGIRWKVTLGTIAAVLVGLAVAGWLVIRSVEQTELHRIADTLEARGSLAAMSLRPLFDQPSRPPSSSVLHSTVNELSRHAHVRITVIRQDGVVLADSAVSTEGLAGIDNHLSRPEMAQALASGRGMDIRASHTTGERTYYVALLLSDRTTSHAGIPVLRLGLPLTSIDEQVGHIQQDLAAAFGLAFLIAMVLSLWVSRNLTKPLSEMAAAARRLAGGTPGIRLVVSSTDEVGLLAQTLNQMTDQLEMKIKEISDDRAQLLAMLIAMVEGVMVLDYRGTVVQVNPALERMFALGLTESRGRHYADLIRHEGLNQIVSSVLETRSGQGGEITLSPSGRCLRVEASIAGGSREQEACAVFVFHDMTELRRLEKIRKDFVANVSHELRTPLTSIKGYVEALLDGGKDEPETAAAFLDIIMRQSNRLNLILDDLLQLSQIESGQVLFRHEPVELRALLERTVAVIKPLADKKRHTLDLTLPNESVMIEGDEERLVQVFINLLENAVKYTPDDGRITVGIRSVAQSRGTAERAMVEIVVADSGIGIPDADWPRIFERFYRVDKARSRELGGTGLGLAIVKHIVEAHGGQVWVEGNVPRGSRFIVHLPAAQGLPTSVSTGTGSK
- a CDS encoding putative low-affinity inorganic phosphate transporter — protein: MAELSGLLLIVVILALLFDFSNGWHDSANAIATVVSTRVVSPSTAVLVAGALNVAGAFMSTAVAKMVGTGIVDPQSVTQTVVAAALAGAIVWNLFTLLLGLPTSSSHALIGGLVGAALTHGGTAAVKFSGLRAVLEAMVLSPFFGFAIGLLLMIVLSWMFFRVPRALALRLFSRLQLVSASFMAFSHGANDAQKAMGIITLALVSAGVLPTAEVPTWVIGSCAVAMGLGTAVGGWRIVRTLGMRIVKLEPVHGFAAETGAAMVLLATAHIGLPVSTTHTITSTVMGVGAVKRLSAVRWGVTRRILSAWLFTLPGAALLATICYLFLSKLT
- a CDS encoding putative lipoprotein, yielding MRMHSRGLCICLSALVSLLWLAGGCSSKPKSTAQGKPISGTDEQIFLGDTIEKNYDPNVIMKRGEAFFDKEEFAEAIVEYQHFLELHRSHQLAVYAQFRLAESHLRMAKSIDRDPEPIQKAIAAFEKLRKEFPGSKYEAQALQRLEDCHDWLAQTHLFVGQFYYRRSSYLAAAHRFDRIMKEYPDKKVAPEALYYLALTYQELGADDWATEKLKLLAEKYPNSDVASSGRRLLAKLEKKPSSAPPATVAKAEEPAPQAQPAADLLAAVAPPAGFKAASPPNIPSLQSSTGLSLRQPFVSCRLGAWC
- a CDS encoding Geranylgeranyl reductase, which codes for MHLGSTHTTYDVVIVGMGPAGATAAATLSRGGLAVLGLDKEAHPRYKVCGGGLSARVDQLLEPEFHSVVEHRVNGVQFVYCGQDPLLIESAQPIAYMVMRDRFDHYLVRQAVCAGSEIRNGEGVVGVRQGSDGVEVATEQGRYRAKIVIGADGANSVVARHLFPKRSLYRAPALESEVFIGDDRHFPSPTTILVDVGAASHGYGWIFPKQGRLSVGVGEFRRKSTGLRETFDRFVRGARGLTGLAVPRPVGHPIPAFSEGEDGQGERKDGQFVNGRACLVGDAGHLVDPLFGEGIYYAIRSGQLAARAILANAHDHRLSLAEYQAALDRDILPDFRVTARIARVIYAFPRLGFKLLRRYQDVVRSYFEVLQGRITAERFLAETKTRLKTSVNDLLLEALYLR